One stretch of Halapricum desulfuricans DNA includes these proteins:
- the hypD gene encoding hydrogenase formation protein HypD, translating to MAVESGEPDLQFRDPEKAEQLTDRLEALMDDIGERVTIMHVCGSHEQAIAKYGLRSLLPDGLTIRMGPGCPVCVTDMPEVDEAVALAEDGKIVATYGDMLRVPGTEKSLDDAKADGADVRVVYSASEAAEIAEEEPEREVVFFATGFETTAAPTAAVLTADPPENFSILSAHKYVPPAMEVVAELPDTDVDGFLAAGHAATITGYGLFEEFVEDYEVPTVVGGFEPIDILFGLAKLLEFIRDDEPGLANAYQRCVSEEGNVPAKETMWDVFETTTGEWRGIAQIPEANLVLREEYRQYDARERFDIDVDTASSNPLTEECLCGEIMAGKADPDDCDLFGEECTPQDPVGACMVSSEGPCKIWLEYGGQPDI from the coding sequence ATGGCCGTCGAGAGCGGCGAACCGGACCTGCAATTCCGCGACCCCGAGAAGGCCGAACAGTTGACGGATCGTCTCGAGGCGCTGATGGACGACATCGGCGAGCGCGTGACGATCATGCACGTCTGCGGGAGCCACGAGCAGGCCATCGCGAAGTACGGCCTGCGGAGTCTCCTGCCCGACGGGCTGACGATCCGGATGGGTCCGGGCTGTCCCGTCTGTGTGACCGACATGCCCGAGGTCGACGAGGCGGTCGCGCTCGCCGAGGACGGCAAGATCGTCGCGACCTACGGGGACATGCTCCGCGTGCCGGGCACCGAGAAGAGCCTCGACGACGCCAAGGCCGACGGGGCGGACGTGCGCGTCGTCTACTCGGCCAGCGAGGCCGCCGAGATCGCCGAGGAAGAACCGGAGCGGGAGGTGGTCTTCTTCGCGACCGGCTTCGAGACGACAGCGGCCCCGACCGCGGCTGTCCTGACCGCCGATCCGCCGGAGAACTTCTCGATTCTCTCCGCACACAAATACGTCCCGCCGGCGATGGAGGTCGTCGCCGAACTGCCGGACACGGACGTCGACGGCTTTCTGGCGGCTGGCCACGCCGCGACGATCACCGGCTACGGCCTCTTCGAGGAGTTCGTCGAGGACTACGAGGTGCCGACCGTCGTCGGCGGGTTCGAGCCCATCGATATCCTGTTTGGCCTGGCGAAACTGCTCGAGTTCATCCGCGACGACGAGCCCGGGCTGGCCAATGCCTACCAGCGGTGTGTCTCCGAAGAAGGGAACGTCCCCGCCAAAGAGACGATGTGGGACGTCTTCGAGACGACCACCGGGGAGTGGCGCGGGATCGCACAGATCCCCGAGGCGAACCTCGTCTTGCGCGAGGAATACAGGCAGTACGACGCCCGCGAACGGTTCGACATCGACGTCGACACCGCCAGTTCCAACCCGCTGACCGAGGAGTGTCTCTGCGGGGAGATCATGGCCGGCAAGGCCGATCCCGACGACTGTGACCTGTTCGGTGAAGAGTGCACGCCACAGGACCCCGTCGGAGCCTGTATGGTCTCCAGCGAGGGGCCCTGCAAGATCTGGCTCGAATACGGCGGCCAGCCGGACATCTGA
- a CDS encoding response regulator produces MAETIAVLLVDEDTDVLELTQTFLEREDDAISVTAETSAPDALDRLESEPFDCVVSDYSMPSTSGIEFLREVRDRVPGLPFFFFTGKDREEIETEAGGVQITGHVRKGTGTERYGELADEIRAAVERS; encoded by the coding sequence ATGGCCGAAACGATCGCTGTCTTGCTCGTCGACGAGGACACTGACGTGCTCGAGCTGACACAGACGTTTCTGGAGCGCGAGGACGACGCCATTTCGGTGACGGCCGAAACGAGCGCGCCGGACGCGCTCGACCGGCTCGAGTCCGAACCGTTCGACTGTGTCGTCAGCGACTACTCGATGCCGTCGACGTCCGGAATCGAGTTCCTGCGGGAAGTCCGCGACCGCGTTCCCGGTCTGCCCTTCTTTTTCTTCACTGGAAAGGACCGCGAGGAAATCGAAACCGAGGCGGGGGGCGTCCAAATCACCGGCCACGTCCGGAAGGGGACTGGGACCGAGCGATACGGCGAACTCGCCGACGAGATCAGAGCGGCTGTCGAACGCTCGTAG
- a CDS encoding hydrogenase maturation nickel metallochaperone HypA, with product MHEFSIAAQILDTAREHAEEEGASHVTRLEIEVGEASHVNPRQLETCMDAAKTDTIAAQATVEIETAAPYAECACGWSGEPDVAENALVYAPDLTCPSCGERIDLTGGDSCRLMSLTVSDEPPTDDVSDTDEPDEHTPSEPV from the coding sequence ATGCACGAGTTCTCGATCGCCGCACAGATCCTCGACACCGCCCGCGAACACGCCGAAGAGGAAGGAGCCAGTCACGTTACGCGCCTGGAAATCGAGGTCGGGGAGGCCAGCCACGTCAACCCCCGTCAACTAGAAACCTGCATGGACGCAGCCAAGACCGATACGATCGCGGCCCAGGCGACGGTCGAAATCGAGACGGCCGCACCCTACGCCGAGTGTGCGTGTGGCTGGAGCGGCGAACCCGATGTCGCGGAGAACGCGCTGGTGTACGCGCCGGACCTGACCTGCCCGTCGTGTGGCGAGCGCATCGATCTCACTGGCGGCGACAGCTGCCGGCTGATGAGTCTGACTGTCAGCGACGAGCCGCCGACTGACGACGTATCGGACACTGATGAACCCGACGAGCACACGCCGAGTGAACCAGTATGA
- the srp19 gene encoding signal recognition particle subunit SRP19 produces the protein MVENVIWPAALDAELTRSEGRRVPEELAVPDPTVEEIAEAVQQVGYDARIEREKTYPREYEARGRVVVTNADDATKSDLLGAVAAYVQVLRE, from the coding sequence ATGGTCGAGAACGTCATCTGGCCCGCGGCCCTCGACGCGGAGTTGACCCGCAGCGAGGGGCGACGGGTCCCGGAGGAGCTGGCCGTCCCGGACCCAACGGTCGAGGAGATCGCCGAGGCCGTCCAGCAGGTGGGATACGACGCCCGGATCGAGCGCGAGAAGACCTATCCCCGCGAGTACGAGGCGCGCGGGCGAGTCGTCGTCACGAACGCCGACGACGCGACCAAAAGCGACCTGCTGGGCGCCGTCGCGGCCTACGTGCAGGTCCTGCGCGAATAA
- a CDS encoding H/ACA ribonucleoprotein complex subunit GAR1: MQRAGTVEDVAQNVAVVRCPDDDHPEIGTPLLDENLETVGRVVDVFGPVDRPFLAVSPGDDARLASLLGDVLYYRDS; the protein is encoded by the coding sequence ATGCAGCGCGCCGGCACCGTCGAAGACGTCGCTCAGAACGTCGCCGTCGTGCGCTGTCCCGACGACGACCACCCGGAGATCGGGACGCCACTGCTGGACGAAAATCTCGAGACGGTCGGCCGGGTCGTCGACGTCTTCGGCCCGGTCGATCGACCGTTTCTGGCGGTCTCGCCCGGCGATGACGCGCGGCTGGCGTCGCTTCTCGGGGACGTCCTGTACTACCGAGACTCGTGA
- a CDS encoding aldo/keto reductase, with protein sequence MEYVRLGQTGLEVSPIALGTWRFGMEHEETGIVETGREEAHELLDAYAEMGGNFIDTANGYGGGDSERWIGEWLDDRDREDYVIASKCYWSDVSRFQENLSAKNVRAEVEGSLAKLDTEYLDILYLHRFDDDTPIEKTLRTVDDLISEGKVHNVGLSTADAWKLTKGLWKADVNNYEAFTVTQPQYSAVYRDPVSEYLDVCEDQNLAVCPYSPLHGGFLTGKYERVGDGAVEAPDGSRGDIDEHFEDWYLKEDAWDVLEEIRAVAEETGASPAQVSLAWLLHHEDLTIVPIIGARTPDQLEENLGAVDVELTDAQFERIDAAME encoded by the coding sequence CACGAGGAAACCGGTATCGTCGAAACGGGTCGAGAAGAAGCCCACGAACTGCTCGACGCGTACGCCGAAATGGGCGGCAACTTCATCGACACCGCCAACGGCTACGGCGGAGGCGACTCCGAACGCTGGATCGGTGAGTGGCTCGACGACCGGGATCGCGAGGACTACGTGATCGCCTCGAAGTGCTACTGGTCGGACGTCTCGCGCTTCCAGGAAAATCTCTCGGCGAAGAACGTCCGCGCGGAAGTCGAGGGCTCGCTGGCGAAACTCGATACGGAGTATCTGGATATCCTGTACCTGCATCGCTTCGACGACGACACGCCGATCGAGAAGACCCTGCGCACCGTCGACGATCTCATTAGCGAGGGGAAAGTCCACAACGTCGGCCTCTCGACGGCTGACGCCTGGAAGCTGACCAAGGGCCTCTGGAAGGCCGATGTCAACAACTACGAGGCCTTCACGGTCACTCAGCCCCAGTACTCGGCCGTCTACCGGGACCCGGTCTCAGAGTATCTCGACGTCTGTGAGGATCAGAATCTGGCGGTCTGTCCGTACTCGCCGCTGCACGGCGGCTTCCTGACCGGGAAGTACGAGCGCGTCGGCGACGGCGCGGTCGAGGCACCCGACGGCTCGCGCGGGGACATCGACGAGCACTTCGAGGACTGGTACCTCAAGGAAGACGCCTGGGACGTCCTCGAGGAGATCCGTGCCGTGGCCGAGGAGACCGGCGCCTCGCCGGCCCAGGTCTCGCTTGCGTGGCTGCTCCACCACGAGGACCTGACAATCGTGCCGATCATCGGTGCCCGGACGCCCGATCAGCTCGAGGAGAACCTCGGCGCGGTCGACGTCGAGCTGACGGACGCACAGTTCGAGCGGATCGACGCCGCAATGGAGTGA
- a CDS encoding DUF2797 domain-containing protein — MARAKSLRALRWGVQIVGYETDTPGEEPALLLADDGDVQRRALQPGERLELTLKQRHCAGTIDSSGDTLRHLGCDAQQAPYCPQHTDRWPCARCTGDCDLPLKACREEHAVYLAAFAPATFKVGVTRSWRLETRLREQGADRAAHIRTVENGRIARRIEADIATDVGDRVRVPTKIEGLHRTVDADAWAELLASYDPIETYTFEYGLDLTERPVVETMATGTVRGTQGRVLVLERAGSTYAVDMRRLVGYDVGRQAASRQLQSSLSAFE; from the coding sequence ATGGCAAGGGCCAAATCCCTCCGGGCGCTACGGTGGGGCGTGCAGATCGTCGGCTACGAGACGGACACGCCGGGCGAGGAACCGGCGCTGCTGCTCGCGGACGACGGGGACGTCCAGCGGCGGGCGCTTCAGCCGGGTGAGCGACTCGAACTGACCTTAAAACAGCGCCACTGTGCCGGGACGATCGACAGCTCCGGCGACACCCTTCGCCATCTCGGCTGTGACGCCCAACAGGCACCGTACTGTCCCCAGCACACCGATCGCTGGCCGTGTGCGCGCTGCACGGGAGACTGTGACCTCCCCCTGAAAGCGTGTCGGGAAGAGCACGCCGTCTATCTGGCGGCATTCGCACCGGCGACGTTCAAGGTCGGCGTCACCCGATCGTGGCGGCTCGAAACCCGGCTCCGCGAGCAAGGGGCGGATCGAGCGGCCCACATTCGGACCGTCGAAAACGGTCGCATCGCCAGACGGATCGAGGCGGACATCGCGACCGACGTGGGCGATCGCGTCCGCGTCCCGACGAAAATCGAGGGACTGCACCGCACTGTCGATGCCGACGCCTGGGCCGAACTGCTCGCGTCGTATGACCCCATTGAGACGTATACCTTCGAGTACGGGCTCGATCTGACGGAGCGTCCGGTCGTCGAGACGATGGCGACCGGGACGGTCCGTGGCACGCAGGGGCGCGTGCTCGTGCTCGAGCGGGCGGGGAGCACCTACGCCGTGGACATGCGCCGGCTAGTGGGGTACGACGTGGGACGTCAGGCCGCATCGCGGCAGTTACAGTCCAGTCTGAGTGCTTTCGAGTGA
- the hypE gene encoding hydrogenase expression/formation protein HypE — protein sequence MSDEQEVITEAHGAGSGQMRELIEELAVSRFESDDAETDVPLAALDDGSVHRLANGGGSVVVTTDSHVVTPLFFRGGDIGRLAVAGTVNDLAMMGATEPVALTCSLIVESGTPVETVERVMESMRETSEEAGAPITTGDTKVMGSGEIDTLAINTTGVGIVPQGGHVPDAGLSPGDKLIVTGTVGDHGISLLSEREGFDFEGDLQSDVAPVNDLVAAAMDAGEITAMKDPTRGGLATSLNEMASKAGVGLEIDERSVPVSGAVASAGEVLGIEPLNVANEGKVVLGVASEDADAVLEAIRNHPQGADAAIVGEAVDDHAGRVILDTGFGNRYLTEPEGEQLPRIC from the coding sequence ATGAGTGACGAACAGGAGGTCATCACGGAGGCCCACGGCGCGGGCAGCGGGCAGATGCGGGAACTGATCGAGGAACTGGCCGTCTCGCGCTTCGAGAGCGACGACGCCGAGACGGACGTCCCGCTGGCGGCGCTTGACGACGGCTCGGTCCACCGGCTGGCCAACGGCGGCGGCTCGGTGGTCGTGACCACGGACAGCCACGTCGTCACGCCGCTTTTCTTCCGGGGCGGTGACATCGGCCGGCTCGCGGTCGCCGGGACGGTCAACGACCTGGCGATGATGGGCGCGACCGAGCCGGTCGCGCTGACCTGCTCGCTGATCGTCGAGTCGGGGACGCCGGTCGAGACCGTCGAGCGCGTCATGGAGTCGATGCGCGAGACCAGCGAGGAGGCCGGCGCGCCGATCACGACCGGCGACACGAAGGTGATGGGCAGCGGCGAGATCGACACGCTCGCGATCAACACCACGGGGGTCGGGATCGTCCCGCAGGGCGGACACGTCCCGGACGCCGGGCTCTCGCCGGGCGACAAATTGATCGTCACCGGGACGGTCGGCGATCACGGCATCTCGCTGCTCTCGGAACGCGAGGGGTTCGACTTCGAGGGCGACCTGCAGAGCGACGTCGCGCCGGTCAACGACCTCGTGGCGGCCGCGATGGACGCCGGCGAGATCACCGCGATGAAAGACCCCACCCGCGGCGGGCTCGCGACCTCGCTCAACGAGATGGCGAGCAAAGCTGGCGTCGGTCTCGAAATTGACGAGCGATCGGTCCCCGTCTCGGGGGCAGTCGCCTCGGCCGGAGAGGTGCTCGGCATCGAACCGCTGAACGTCGCCAACGAGGGCAAAGTCGTGCTGGGTGTCGCGAGCGAGGACGCCGACGCGGTGCTCGAAGCGATCCGGAATCACCCCCAGGGTGCGGACGCCGCGATCGTCGGCGAGGCGGTCGACGATCACGCCGGCAGGGTCATCCTCGATACCGGATTCGGGAACCGCTATCTGACCGAACCCGAGGGCGAACAACTCCCGAGGATCTGCTGA
- a CDS encoding tRNA (cytidine(56)-2'-O)-methyltransferase, whose amino-acid sequence MQDQPDVVVLRLGHRPGRDERMTTHVGLTARALGADRLVLEDAAAGRKETVTDITDRFGGPFEVEVTDRTLGRVRSWEGSIAHLTMYGQPIQDVEAEIRTAHREEPLLVVVGAEKVPFEIYERADFNVGVTNQPHSEIAALAVFLDRLFEGRELERDWQDAEKRVVPQETGKRVIDIDDE is encoded by the coding sequence ATGCAAGACCAGCCGGACGTCGTCGTCCTCAGACTCGGCCATCGCCCGGGCCGGGACGAACGGATGACCACCCACGTCGGACTCACTGCGCGTGCGCTCGGGGCCGATCGGCTCGTCCTCGAGGACGCGGCGGCAGGACGCAAAGAGACCGTCACGGACATCACTGACCGCTTCGGCGGCCCCTTCGAGGTCGAGGTGACCGATCGGACACTGGGTCGCGTGCGGTCGTGGGAGGGCTCGATCGCACACCTGACGATGTACGGCCAGCCGATTCAGGACGTCGAAGCCGAGATCCGGACTGCACACCGCGAGGAACCGCTGCTCGTCGTCGTCGGCGCGGAGAAAGTCCCCTTCGAGATCTACGAGCGCGCTGATTTCAACGTCGGCGTGACGAACCAGCCCCACTCCGAGATCGCCGCGCTGGCCGTGTTTCTCGATCGGCTGTTCGAGGGGCGGGAACTCGAACGCGACTGGCAGGACGCAGAGAAGCGAGTCGTCCCACAGGAGACCGGCAAGCGCGTGATCGACATCGACGACGAGTAA
- a CDS encoding aminoglycoside N(3)-acetyltransferase, which produces MGDRELVERTDEPVTTDRIVDDLRSLGVDTGDTLLVHASLSAIGWVAGGPQAVVDALQRAVGETGTVVVPTHTPQYIDPEQWSNPPVPEAWFESVRASMPPYRPAVTPSHGVGAIPECLRTYPEAVRSRHPLFSFAALGADAAAIAGDHRLDFGLGEGSPLGRIYDRGGRVLMLGTGYETNTSIHLAEYRASVSTERAEHRAPVRRDGERVVVAFEDIETSTDDFERLGAAFERSAEVKRESVGEANATLVAQQALVDFAVEWLEENRP; this is translated from the coding sequence ATGGGCGATCGAGAACTCGTCGAACGCACCGACGAGCCGGTGACGACGGATCGAATCGTCGATGACCTCCGGTCGCTGGGTGTCGACACCGGTGACACGTTGCTCGTCCACGCCTCGCTGTCAGCGATCGGGTGGGTCGCCGGCGGACCGCAGGCGGTGGTCGACGCCCTCCAGCGTGCCGTCGGAGAGACCGGTACCGTCGTCGTCCCGACGCACACGCCACAGTACATCGATCCCGAACAGTGGTCGAACCCGCCGGTGCCCGAAGCGTGGTTCGAGTCGGTCCGGGCCTCGATGCCGCCGTACCGCCCCGCAGTCACCCCGAGTCACGGCGTCGGCGCGATTCCCGAGTGCCTCCGAACGTATCCCGAGGCCGTCCGGAGCCGTCACCCGCTGTTCTCTTTCGCGGCTCTCGGTGCCGACGCCGCGGCGATCGCCGGCGATCACCGACTCGATTTCGGGCTCGGCGAGGGCTCGCCGCTGGGTCGGATCTACGACCGTGGCGGTCGCGTTCTCATGCTCGGAACCGGCTACGAGACGAACACCTCGATCCACCTCGCCGAATATCGCGCGAGCGTCTCGACCGAACGCGCCGAGCATCGGGCCCCGGTCCGCCGGGACGGCGAACGCGTCGTCGTCGCCTTCGAAGACATCGAGACGAGTACCGACGACTTCGAGCGACTCGGGGCGGCGTTCGAACGCTCGGCCGAGGTCAAGCGTGAGTCCGTCGGTGAGGCCAACGCGACGCTGGTGGCACAGCAAGCGCTGGTCGATTTCGCCGTCGAGTGGCTGGAGGAGAATCGGCCCTAG
- a CDS encoding HypC/HybG/HupF family hydrogenase formation chaperone, which produces MCLGIPGQITEIDGTEATAEFWDVEKTVRIDIVDEDVEVGDYILNHAGFAIRKIPDEEVEETIEIYESFLEGDEDEALEEIGGEPDERLGIGGD; this is translated from the coding sequence ATGTGTTTAGGCATACCGGGTCAGATCACGGAGATCGACGGCACAGAGGCCACGGCCGAGTTCTGGGACGTCGAGAAGACAGTGCGAATAGACATCGTCGACGAGGACGTCGAAGTCGGCGATTACATCCTCAACCACGCGGGGTTCGCGATTCGGAAGATCCCCGACGAGGAAGTCGAGGAGACCATCGAGATCTACGAGTCGTTCCTCGAGGGCGACGAGGACGAGGCGCTCGAAGAGATCGGCGGCGAACCCGACGAGCGGCTCGGCATCGGGGGTGATTAG
- the hypB gene encoding hydrogenase nickel incorporation protein HypB, which produces MTYNYIHDNPLQHGIGHIVDRLLDAGRNVPIGPARAHRFGHGDHDHDGDDVEADILEQFAQQADDLHERVVHEHGIFVAEFLGATGAGKTRLIERLIERAPEDERIGVIVGDVAGEDDATRFRERGAEVANVNTGKECHLDPEFVERGLSELDLDELDTLYIENVGNMVCPADFPLGAQARVLVVSTTEGDDVVRKHPLLFQACDATVINKTDIADAVGSDLDLMESDVRDIVPGMDVFRTDAEHGEGIEDLAAFLDERGHAHAHDHEAYVSKTASHAHVHDDHGHASEHD; this is translated from the coding sequence ATGACGTACAACTACATTCACGACAATCCACTGCAGCACGGTATCGGACACATCGTCGATCGACTGCTCGACGCTGGCCGAAACGTTCCGATCGGCCCGGCACGAGCCCACCGGTTCGGCCACGGCGATCACGACCACGACGGCGACGACGTCGAGGCCGATATCCTCGAACAGTTCGCCCAACAGGCCGACGATCTCCACGAGCGGGTCGTCCACGAGCACGGAATCTTCGTCGCGGAGTTTCTGGGCGCGACCGGCGCGGGCAAGACCCGCCTGATCGAGCGACTGATCGAGCGCGCGCCGGAAGACGAGCGGATCGGTGTCATCGTCGGCGACGTCGCCGGCGAGGACGACGCGACGCGGTTCCGCGAACGCGGAGCCGAGGTCGCCAACGTCAACACCGGAAAGGAGTGTCATCTCGATCCGGAGTTCGTCGAGCGCGGCCTCTCGGAACTCGACCTCGACGAGCTCGATACGCTCTATATCGAGAACGTCGGGAACATGGTCTGTCCGGCGGACTTCCCGCTGGGAGCGCAGGCCCGAGTTCTGGTCGTCTCGACGACTGAAGGCGACGACGTGGTGCGCAAACACCCGCTACTCTTCCAGGCATGTGACGCGACCGTCATCAACAAGACCGATATCGCAGACGCGGTCGGGTCGGACCTGGATCTGATGGAGTCGGACGTCAGGGACATCGTCCCCGGCATGGACGTCTTCCGAACCGACGCCGAACACGGCGAGGGTATCGAAGACCTCGCCGCATTCCTCGACGAACGCGGCCACGCACACGCCCACGATCACGAGGCATACGTGAGCAAGACAGCGAGTCACGCGCACGTCCACGACGACCACGGACACGCGTCCGAACACGACTAG
- a CDS encoding DsbA family protein yields MTERTSMTRRGFLASGAVAGSVGLAGCGALSRGGTKTTVDPDAETLPTPVRGDSNADVTVMAFEDYVCGHCATFVLDHLPDLISEYVEPGTVRYEHHDFPLPLSGESWRAPNAARAVQDTAGEDAFWEFSHGLYENQSDLGPSLYETLAEEVGADPETVRSAAVDETYETTVVADKQYGDSLGVDSTPTVFVNGNALGRYDFETVSQAIDDAL; encoded by the coding sequence ATGACAGAGCGAACGTCGATGACACGCCGCGGGTTCCTCGCGAGCGGGGCTGTCGCGGGCTCAGTCGGGCTCGCCGGCTGTGGTGCCCTCAGTCGTGGGGGAACGAAAACGACGGTCGATCCGGACGCCGAGACGCTTCCGACACCAGTTCGAGGTGACTCGAACGCCGACGTGACCGTCATGGCGTTCGAGGATTACGTCTGTGGCCACTGTGCGACCTTCGTTCTCGACCATCTCCCGGATCTCATCAGCGAGTACGTCGAGCCGGGCACGGTCCGATACGAACACCACGATTTCCCGCTTCCGCTGAGCGGCGAATCCTGGCGCGCACCCAACGCCGCCCGGGCCGTTCAGGACACCGCCGGCGAAGACGCGTTCTGGGAGTTCTCACACGGACTGTACGAGAACCAGTCGGATCTCGGCCCGTCGCTCTACGAAACGCTGGCCGAAGAGGTCGGTGCCGATCCGGAAACCGTCAGATCGGCTGCCGTCGACGAAACGTACGAAACGACGGTCGTCGCCGACAAACAGTACGGCGACAGCCTCGGCGTCGACTCGACACCGACGGTTTTCGTGAACGGCAACGCCCTCGGTCGCTACGACTTCGAAACGGTCTCGCAGGCTATCGACGACGCGCTGTGA
- a CDS encoding DUF7490 domain-containing protein, with protein sequence MQREHALVGAAVAVLVVAVLLALVAPGALVDAEDDPEPQPEGRLDLSEIRLTPAAVSEDSATLTVTNWLAHEGGTSENVSLLVRAIDTDTGFVETRAGSDVGDLEGDRDEPVELNVTVERSGGYRFETLVFVDGERRTTRSTEIDGVEALRPAAARTGLQFHEFGPLFPTVTYDIVSTDDDTVTINTTAFLTNHGDQPAEDLQLLVRARQSDSNVVADRATVGVEDVRPGRTGTPTARLSVPDNYSYQLDAILTRDDVIVDTAATGANLDPTETVEVNRTTRSIDLNVDDFVGDDADDRREREPETATPETGGGDGPGFGVAVALVAVLASALIFRQIHD encoded by the coding sequence GTGCAACGCGAACACGCACTCGTGGGGGCGGCGGTGGCGGTGCTCGTCGTCGCCGTCCTGCTCGCGCTGGTCGCACCGGGCGCCCTCGTCGACGCCGAGGACGATCCGGAGCCACAGCCTGAAGGGAGACTGGACCTCTCCGAGATCCGTCTCACGCCCGCGGCAGTCTCCGAGGACTCGGCGACGCTGACGGTGACGAACTGGCTCGCCCACGAGGGCGGCACGTCGGAGAACGTCTCGCTGCTCGTCCGCGCGATCGACACCGATACCGGCTTCGTCGAGACGCGCGCGGGGAGCGACGTCGGGGACCTCGAAGGCGACCGCGACGAGCCGGTCGAGCTGAACGTGACCGTCGAGCGATCGGGTGGCTACCGCTTCGAGACGCTGGTCTTCGTCGACGGCGAGCGCCGAACGACTCGTTCGACGGAGATCGACGGCGTCGAAGCCCTCCGGCCGGCCGCCGCGAGGACGGGGCTTCAGTTTCACGAGTTCGGCCCGCTGTTCCCGACGGTAACCTATGACATCGTCTCGACGGACGATGACACTGTGACGATCAACACGACGGCGTTTCTGACCAACCACGGCGATCAGCCGGCCGAAGACCTCCAGTTGCTCGTGCGCGCCCGGCAATCGGATTCGAACGTCGTCGCCGACCGCGCCACTGTCGGGGTCGAAGACGTCCGTCCGGGGCGGACGGGCACGCCGACCGCGCGCCTGTCGGTCCCCGACAACTACTCCTATCAGCTCGACGCGATCCTGACCCGTGACGACGTGATCGTCGATACCGCGGCCACTGGGGCGAACCTCGATCCCACGGAGACCGTCGAGGTGAACCGGACGACCCGTTCGATCGACCTGAACGTCGACGACTTCGTCGGGGACGACGCCGACGACAGGCGTGAACGCGAACCCGAAACCGCGACCCCTGAGACCGGCGGCGGTGACGGTCCCGGCTTCGGCGTCGCCGTCGCGCTGGTCGCCGTTCTCGCAAGCGCGCTCATATTCAGACAGATACATGACTGA
- a CDS encoding protein-L-isoaspartate O-methyltransferase family protein: MDPAVLREDMVDSLEHESKGCLGDEQVSLAMRSVEREAFVEEGAAYADRTFERYGTRVLAPSTAARLLDVLAPRPDERALVVGAGIGYTVAVIAEVVGATDTHAIDINRQLVYEARSNLSTAGYGEVLVDRRDGAEGLAAYAPYDCILLEAGVVEPPRALLEQLAPDGRLVAPLGAGTQTLSVVSKDGEIERHGTVAFQPMLVDGESAHEVERNRTHREDREFARKHAESRPGWEQDWIDWDDSRR, translated from the coding sequence ATGGATCCCGCGGTACTGCGCGAGGACATGGTCGACAGCCTCGAACACGAGAGCAAGGGCTGTCTCGGAGACGAGCAGGTGTCGCTGGCGATGCGGTCGGTCGAACGCGAGGCGTTCGTGGAGGAGGGAGCCGCCTACGCGGATCGAACGTTCGAACGCTACGGGACGCGCGTGCTCGCTCCGAGTACCGCCGCGCGTCTGCTGGATGTACTCGCTCCGAGACCCGACGAGCGCGCGCTGGTCGTCGGCGCGGGCATCGGTTACACCGTCGCCGTGATCGCCGAGGTCGTCGGCGCGACCGACACCCACGCGATCGATATCAACCGGCAGCTGGTCTACGAGGCCCGATCGAACCTCTCGACGGCGGGCTACGGCGAGGTGCTCGTCGATCGCCGCGACGGAGCTGAAGGGCTGGCCGCCTACGCCCCCTACGACTGTATCCTGCTGGAGGCAGGCGTCGTCGAGCCGCCGCGGGCGCTGCTCGAACAGCTGGCACCCGACGGTCGGCTCGTCGCGCCGCTGGGGGCCGGTACCCAGACGCTGTCAGTCGTCTCGAAAGACGGCGAGATCGAGCGACACGGGACCGTCGCCTTCCAGCCCATGCTGGTCGACGGCGAGTCGGCCCACGAGGTCGAACGCAATCGAACCCACCGCGAGGATCGGGAGTTCGCCCGCAAACACGCCGAGTCACGCCCCGGCTGGGAACAGGACTGGATCGACTGGGACGACTCGCGGCGGTGA